The Syntrophorhabdaceae bacterium region TATGAATAACCATATAATCGGCTACGTAGCCGCCTTTCTCACCACCTTCGCAGGTATACCCCAAATCGTCCGTCTCCTCAAACTCAGGGAATCGAGAGACATATCACTGGCAACGGCGCTTTTTCTTGGCATCGGAGTGTTGTTGTGGCTCATCTATGGGCTCGCCATAGGCGACAGGCCGCTCATCGCTGCAAACTCCATCTCCCTGTGTATTTCCGCTGCCACGGTCCTTCTCGTGCTAAGATACCGCTAAAACGACCGCAGAATTACCGCCACCACCTCCCGTCGGTAATCGTCTCGAACTGCAGATAAGTGAGGCCGGTCCGGCTAAAGTTTTTCCTTATACCCTCCTCACCCATGTTGCTATGCTGTTCCGTTATCTCTTGACAACGAACCAATCACGGGCAAATAATGAAGAAGAAGAAGCCTGAGCAAGGCACGTCCGCCTCAATCATACCGGACTTGTACTTGGGGCGCGATGATGAGAGGTTCACCGGCTCTTCGGAGGACGAGCACCATGTCAACGAAGGAATTTATACGATGACGAGCAGCGTCAAACCTTTCGGGGCCGGCAGGAGCAGCTTCGAGTTCGTAGACACGGACCTCGTTCTTCATGCCCTTGCGCTTACGCCGTCAACCGTCTTTGTCGACCTCGGGTGTGGAAAAGGTAACTATACTTTAGCTGTGGCCTCAACTCTTCAGTCGCAGGGCCGGGTATACGGAATTGATGCATGGCAGGAGGGGCTTGACGAGCTGCGGGAGCGCGCAGCGCGTCTCAGTCTAAAGAATATCATTACCATTCAGGCGAACTTAAACGAGCACATACCGATCGAAGACGGTACGGCAGATATTTGCTTCATGGCAACCGTTCTTCATGATCTACTGCGAGACAGCACAGGCAACAAAGCACTAAGCGAGATAGCCAGGGTCCTGAAACCTACGGGTCGAATAGGTATCATTGAATTCAAAAAGATCGAGGACGGTCCCGGGCCACCGCTCAAGGTTCGATTATCTCCGGAGGAAACGGAGCAAATTATCTCGCCTTTCGGGTTTGTGAAGGACCGGTTGACAGACCTCGGGCCTTTTCACTATCTCATTACCGCATCTTTCGCAAAGAAATAGCGGTAGACGCATTGCAGCGCCTCAGGAACGGGTGTTTCTTCCACGAGACTTAAAGAAACCTGATGAGACTCCGAATATCCAGTTGTACGTACGTTGAAGGGCACAAGATGCGGCAGAGCGAGCGGATGCGCTTTCCCTAACGTGCCGTCATGCGGACACATAACATATAACACGGAACACCGTTTACATAAGCTCTTTGAGCTTCACGTAGTCCACCTTACCAGTCCCGAGCTTGGGTATGTCCCGTATATAGATGATCTCTCTGGGACAGGCGAGGTCGGACAAACCCCTCTCACGTATACGCTCCCGCACACTCTTCAATTCCGCGTCTTTATAGTTAGTGACGAGCACAAGCTTCTCGCCCTTCTTTTCATCTTCCACGGGCATAACGACAACCGTTCTGCGCTCGCCGTACAAGCCTGCCAGCGCTTCCTCCACGGCTGTAAGCGATATCATCTCTCCGCTCACCTTGGAGAAACGTTTGAGCCGTCCCACGATTTTGATATATCCCTGAGGGGTCAGCTCCACAATATCACCCGTTTCGTACCAGCACTCATCTTCAACGAGATATTTGTGATTCGCCTTTTCATTTTTCAAATATCCCTTCATCACATTTTTGCCTTTCACGAACAATCCACCCACAGTCCCCTCTTTGCTGTCAATGCCGGCGACGGGGACGAGTTTGCATTGCATGCCGGGAAGCAGCTTGCCTACGGTCCCGTATTCATATTCAAGGGCGCTGTTCATGGCAACGACAGGCGAACATTCAGTCGCTCCGTAGCCTGACATGACCCGCACTCCGTAGGTTTTCGCATAGTTCTCGAAGACTGCGTCATTTAAGGCCTCTGCGCCGCAGTATATATAGCGCATGGCACGAAAGTCATAGGGATGAGCCTTTCTTGCGTATCCGGCAAGAAACGTGTTGGTACCCATGAGAATGGTACACGCCTCATCGTAGACGATTTCGGGAACGATCCGGTAGTGGAGAGGGTTCACATAAAGATAGGCTTTCGCGTTGGCAAACAGAGGCAATATGGTGCCCACGGTCAGACCGAAACTGTGAAATATCGGCAGGGCGTTAAAGAAGTAGTCATCTTCGGTGATGTCAATCCTGGACAGTGTCTGATGGATGTTGGAGATGATATTCTCATGGGAGAGACAAACCCCCTTGGGCACACCTTCAGAGCCGGAGGTGAAGAGAATTACGGCCGTTTCCTTCTGTTCGCCGGATGTCATCTTTTTATGGGACCCGGGGAACGCGCCGGATATGAGTCCTGAGAGCTTTGCCTTGAGGCCGATTTTTGCTTTCAGGTCCTCCATATAAACGAGCTTCCTGCCATCGAATACCGAAGGCGCCAGTTTCACGCGGTCGAGGAATTGCCTTGACGTAACAATAGTCTTGAGATCGGCCAGGTCCATGGCATGTGCAAGTGCCCCGGGGCCGCTCGAATAGTTGAGAAAGACGGCAACCCTTTTGAAAATCTGAAGGCCCATGAAGACAAGGGCTGTGGCCGTCATGTTGGGAAGGAGCACCCCGATATTTTTATCGGGAAACCCCGCCAAATACCTGCCAAGCACAAGGGCCCCCGTGAGCGCTTTTCTGTAGCTCACCTGCACACCGGTCGCGTCTTTGTACGCCATCCGGCCCCCGTTCCTTTTGCACAGGTTGATAAACTCCCGACCGATAAGCGATGTCCGGTTGTGTTTTTCGTAGCGCATGCGACAGAGCATCTGGTAGATGGTATCCGCCGCGGCCTTCTTTTTCATCCTGGGGGCAAGACCATCGAGATTCATGGGCTCATGGATACGACCGACGGTCATGGTGAGGCGGGCGAAAATCTTTCTGCCTCGTTTCTTCCTGGAGAAGATCGTTGAATAGATGTTGTCGAGGTAGATCGGAAGTATATGGGCGCCCGTTTTGTAGGCCACAAACCCGGTGCCCTCGTAAATCTTCATGAGGTTTCCCGTGCTCGTCATACGTCCCTCAGGAAAGATAAGCAGGGCCGTACCCCTGTTGACCTCGTCGATAACTTCCTTCAAGGCATAAGGATTCATGGCGTCAATGGGCACGGTGTATTCATTCTGCATAAAAGGCTTAAAAAGCCTTTTCTTAGCCACGCCGCGGTCTACTATGATCTTCAAAGGAAGCTTGATATATGTCCATATGAGAAGTCCATCCAACAGGCTCGCATGGTTCGAGATGATGATGAGCTTTCCAAAGCTCTTCGGCACGTTCTCGAACCCTTCAATGACGATTCTGTGAATGAGCGTGAAATAGCATTTAAAAACGAACCTCAGCGTCTCAATCACGAGCACCCTGAAATGGCTTCTCTTATCTCCCACAGGTCACCCTCGAGAATCCTCCTCGCCTCATGTTATCACGGATCTTTTCTGTTGCCTTCACAATGATCTTCATGTCGTCTCTTTTCATTCCGGACATGATCTCGCGCACCCTCTCAAAATACCCGGGCTCGAGCTTATTAACCACATCTTAAGCCTTTTCTCGTTATCTTCACGATATTTATACGCCTGTGCCTGGGATCAGCCGCCCGCTCCACAAGAACAGCCCGCCGACTCTCTATCTATTACGTGCCGCGATTGTCTGTTCCCGAAGGTGCGCCATGAAACCGTAGGGATCGCTGACCAGCCGGAAAGCTATCCTTCGCCCGTTCGTAAGCCTCAGAATGATTTTCCCGAAGTTCAGTAGTTTTCCTAGACCGGGTTGGTAAATGTCGGCATCGGCTATTTCGATGAGAGGGATTTCCCATGATCGCTTGACCGGCATGAGCACCCGAATGATCACACGGCGGTCCGTAATGACAAATTCGCTCCTTTGAATGCTCAAATAAGCTAAGACCCCCCATATAACGGCTATGGCAACAAAAAGTAGGGCCGGCAGCCCCTTTGACGGCACGAGAAGTCCTGTTATGAACAGGAGCATGAGCGGACCGCCGAGTAGTGCCCCGTGAAGACCCGTGCGATACACTATCTTTTCGTTCGCCTCTAAAATTTCTTCTGCCGATGCCATGGAACCCCCCGCCGCGCGAGTAAGAGTATTTGGAACTCAGACCTTAATTTTATATCACGTATTCTTTTGTAAAGAAAGTTTCCTCATGAACTCGTAAAGACCTTATTTTCTTTACTTTTATGCCTATAGGCAATACTGCTGAAATATTGTATACTGTATTGAGACATGCAGCTGTCAAAGATTTTGCCGAAGAAGTTCAGCTCCCGACTTTTCCTGATGACCTTGGCTGCCGGTCTCATCCCCGTCGTGATCTTCACCCTCTTGCTCGAAATATACGGCGGCAGGTTTCGACAGGAAATCCAGCAAGCAATCCGACAAGCCTACGAAGAGCAGTGGACCCAGAGCGAGGCAGTGCTTAAGGAATCCGTGGGAACATTGATTGAGCAGAGAGCCACCGACGTGGCTCAGGAGCTTGAGCTAACCATGGAGTCTCACCCCTACATGACGCTCAAGGACCTGCAAAGAGACAACGCCTTTCGGGTGATCGCAGTACAGCCCGTGGGACGTACGGGCTATACGAGTCTTCACGAATCAGGCACGGGCATCATCCGATTCCATAGGATGGCCGCTATCGAAAACATGAGTCCAGGGAATTTAAGGCGCGATTTTCCCTCCATGTGGTCGATTATAGAAAAGAGTCTCGGCGGAGTCTCCGCGCAGGGATTCTACCAGTGGCAGGAGCCGGATGGAGCAGTAAAGCCAAAATATATGTATATCGCCCCGCTCCACGTAAAAACCGCTGACGGCGTTTTGTTGAGTGTAGCCGTAACCGCCTCTGTCGATGAGTTCACCCAGCCCATCAGAGACACGCAGGCGGTCCACAGCAAGACCGCTGAGTACTTAAGCATGGCCGCGGAAAGGCTGCTCAGCTCCTTCAGACACATGGGCCTTTTCTATATGGGCTTAGGCATTCTCATTATCGCCTTTGTCGCGTACGGCGTTGGCATCTATTTCTCCCGAGCTATCAGGCAGTTGAGAGAGGCGACGAACAAAGTCAACAGCGGTGATCTGAACGTAACGCTTACACCCTCCATGTCGGGCGAGGTCAAGACCCTTATGGAGGATTTCAACCGGATGATCCGTCAGCTCGCCGAAACCACGGTTTCTAAGGAGCTCCTTGAGGAAAGCGAGCGGCGCCTTATAGACGCCAATTATGAGCTTCAGCATGAGGTGAATGTCCGAACCCTGGCAGAAAAAGCCCTGGCCACGGAGAAGGAGCGGCTGGCCATCACGTTGGGCTCAATCGCGGACGGAGTTATCACCACAGACGCCGACGGCAAGGTCATTTTTCTCAACCGAACGGCGGAAGGACTCACGGGCTGGTCGCAGATAGAAGCTTTCGCCCGTTCCTTTACCGATGTTTTTCACGCCGTTGAGGAAAGGACAAGGACAGAGGTCGAGGACCCCTTGCGGAGCGTCGTTGAAACCGGCGAACCCATGAACGCTGAAAAAGTTGAGATTCTCGTAAGCAGGGATGGCTCAGAAAAGATCGTCACGCTAAACGGCGTGCCCATCAGAGAGAAAGACAGCACCGTGATGGGGGTTGTTGTCGTGTTCCGTGATATTACGGAAAAACGCAAGATGGAGGAGGAACTGCTCACAGTGCGCAAGCTCGAGTCCGTGGGCACGCTGGCCGGAGGCATTGCCCATGATTTCAATAACCTTCTCGCTGTGATTTTGGGCAACATCTCATTCGCAAAAATGCTGGTCGACCCTGCGAGCAAGGTGCACCGGCGCTTGACCGAGGCTGAGGAAGCAACCCTGCGGGGAAAAGATCTCACGTACAGGCTTCTCACCTTCTCAAGAGGCGGCGAGCCGTTGAAAAGGGTGATGGGCCTCAAAAATATTATAAAGGATTCCACGCGGCTCACGCTGAGTGGGTCCAACGTAAAGGCCTCTTTCGTCTTTCCCGACAACCTATATCGGGCTGAGATTGACGAGGGGCAGATGCGACAGGTAATTCACAATGTGGTCATAAACGCAAAAGAGGCCATGCCAGAGGGCGGAAAAATCATTATCAAGGCAAAAAATATAACACTCACGGCTCAGGACATGGTCCCTCTTGCTGACGGCGACTATGTAAAGATTTCCATAGAAGATCAGGGAACGGGTGTTCCCGCCGAAGATCTCGCGAGAATATTTGATCCTTACTTTACGACAAAAGACATGGGCAATACCAAGGGCATGGGGCTCGGTCTTGCTATCTGCTATTCCATCATCAAGAACCATAACGGATTTATCTCCGCCGAATCGCAGGTTGGGGTGGGGACAACCATCCAAATCTATCTTCCTGCATATCGGGAAGCGCTCAAGGCGGATGAGACCGAGGAACTACCGGATGATTCCTTACAGTTCAGGATTCTCTACATGGACGATGAGGAGGCATTGAGAGGTATTGCGCGAGAAATGCTCGAACATCTCGGTTTTCATGTTACCTGTGTCAGTGACGGCGCGGAGGCCTTTGAGGCCTACTCCGCGGCGATGCAATCGCGCAACCCCTTTGATCTCGTCATAATGGACCTCACCATACCTGATGGCATGGGAGGGAAGGAGGCTATTGAGAAGTTGCGTGAGATAGATCCCGGCGTTAAAGCTATCGTATCAAGCGGATATGCCAACGATCCCATTATCAAGAACTTCAAGGAATATGGTTTTCTCGGGGTGATTGCAAAACCCTATGATGTTGAGGCCTTGGATTCGGTCATCAAGAACGTTATGACGGAAGGAACATAAGACTTAAGCCCGTCAAGCGGTCAGGATCTTTTCCATCTCCACAATCTCGTCGTCCACGGTTTCCAGTTCGTACACGAATTTAAATACGTCCAGGTCGGCGATCTCCGGGACCGACTTTTCTATGGTCTTGAAGGAGTCGATCTCTGCCAGCACGACGCCGCTCTTGTCGCCGCCAAAACCAAAATAGCGAAGCCGGGCGAGCTGGTCCGCCAGGGAAATTACGGAAACGGCGGTCCGACTGTGCTCCGGGGCGCTTGTAACGGCATGGTGGAATCGGGTGACATCGGCAAAGATTTCAGGCAGTTTCCATTTATCCATCACAAACCCGCCGATCGTGTCATGGGATTCGCCGATGAATCGCTTTTCCGCTTCAATCATGGAAATGCATTCATCAAAGGTGGTCTGAATCACAATGGTATATATGTCATGGGCAAACCTGTCGAGGATCACCTTTCCCACGTCGTGGAGCAGACCCAGGAAATAGGCCGTATGCTGGTCTCCTGTTCTCAGTTCCCTGCATATCTTTCGCGCAATAACCCCCGTCGCCACCGAGTGTTTCCAAAAGTCGTTAGAATTAAAGGTCTGCTCGTTGCGGGCAGGCATCAAGGCCCGGTATGTACCGCAGGCAAGACATATCATAGTGATTTCTCTCATGCCGAGCATTTTGACGGCATGATCCACGGTCGCCACCTTATACGGGAGCCGGTAGAACGCCGAGTTGGCCACCTTCAGGACGTTCATGCTCATAGAAGGGTCCTTTGCCACGATCCTCCCTAAGGCCGTCATGTCCACATTTTCATCCTCCAGCGCCCTGAGTAATTCCGACATTACTACGGGAATGGGGGGAAGAAAGTCGATAATCGTCTCAATTCTTTTGGCAAAATCCTTTATCAATCCACACCGCCGCCGATACGCCCGGCCGCCTGCGCGTGGGCGCTCTATAATATGATCGGATGGATAGTAAGATTCCTTAAGTTTCGTGGATGGCAGGTTCATTCGGGCTTGCTAACGCGACTCTCATTTCTGTTGTCCGCCCTCGCAAGCCATTTTCCCGTTGAAAAATAGCCTGTATTGCAGTAAAAATGGAGATGGGTACCGGTCAACGGGAGGATCAAATTCCGTGACTATTGCCTTAAAACGCGTAACGGAGAAGAAATGGCCACGACAACTATCGCCTGGCCGCCGAGGTGCTCGTGAGAACTCGAGTGATCAACCATCCCATCTCTTTCCCAAAAGGGAACAATTCCATTGGCTCACGTGTCTCATAGAGTGGACGATAAAGGTTGCACGTCGGCCGATTCCGACGTCGAGTGCGTTTCACTGATCAAAGAAGGTCGACTTGAGGCCTTCGAGGAACTCGTGGAGAGATACCAGAAGAGAATGCTCAACATCGCATACAGGATGATCGGCGACTATGACGAGGCCTGTGAGGTTGTCCAGGAAGCGTTTCTGTCGGCCTATCGCGCTATAAAAAAGTTCAGAGGCGATGCCAAGTTCTCCACCTGGCTTACGGGCATCACCATGAACCACGCAAAGAACCGCCTGAGGCAGATCAAGTCCCGGTCTTATCATGAGGTTACGACCTTTGATGACCCCGTGGATGCCGCTTCCTCGGAGACAGTCTACGATACTCAAGCCCAGGATACGCCCGCGCTCGAGCAGTTGGAGCGGAACGAAATCCGCCAAAAGGTATGGGAGTGCATCGGCACCCTGGATCAGGACCATCGGGAGGTGCTGGTCTTACGGGATATTGAGGAGTTCTCCTACGAAGAAATAGGCCTTATTTTGAAAATCCCCGACGGTACGATAAAGTCCCGACTTTCTCGCGCAAGGTCTGCGCTCACACAATGTTTGAAAATGAAGAAGGTCATTGGTGATCTATGACAATAAAGATCCACGTCGAGGATAAACTGTCCCAATACATTGACGGAGTCCTTTCTGCCCGTGAGACAAGGCTCGTGGAAGAGCACCTCGCAGCCTGCGGTCCTTGCAGCGCGGCTTTCTCGGACCTCAAGAAGGCTCGGGAACTCGTGCATGACCAGGAAGAAGTGGACGTGCCTGCCTGGTTCACCAAAAAGGTCATGGCGCGCCTGGCCCAGGAAGTGGAACCCGAAAAAAACATATTCGAGAAACTTTTCCGTCCGTTGCGCATCAAGATTCCCATAGAGGTCATGGCCACCTGCATCGTTGTGGTGCTCGCCTTATACCTTTACAGAACCATGGGACCGGAGATGACGACACATGTGAACCCCCGGGAAAAGACTCCGGCCGCCCCGGAACAGACCATGAGGGAACCCCCCGCGGAGACCTCTTTGCCGGCCCGCCCGGACGAAGAGAAGACAAGAGGGATCTCAAATGGCCTCGCAATCGGTGAGACAGGAAAACCTGCCGGCCGCGCGCACGATACACGGACAGACGAGCTTAAGAAAGAAGAATCGGCCGCCGCAAAATCTTCAGAACAGGAAGCGGCATTAAGACAAACAGAGAAACCACAAGCGGCAGGTACACCCAATCAATCTGCGGCAGGCCCCGCACGGGAATCCGTTGCCACGGCAGTGCCACCTGACACTCAATCCCGGGGGATAGACCGGATGGCTCCTTTTTCAACCGGTTCCGCAACGCCGGGCACAGTGACGGCTAAGAAGGGACCACAAGCGTTTTCTCACGAACGTCCGATGCAACGTGCGATTCCCCGTGAGATCGTGATAAGTGTGTATACCGAATACAGAGAGGCAGCAACGGAGAAGATTGAGGCTGAGCTTAAGCGTTTTGGCGCACGCAACGTGAGCAAAGAAAACCGCGAAGACCGTGAAGTCTTCATCGCGCTGGTGGCCGGTCAAAGCGTTAAAGGGCTTTTCGATGCGCTCAAAACCGCAGGGGAAGTCCGCAGCGCAGATATTACGGCTAATACCTCGGAAGACTATACAACAGTCCGTATAGAGATAAGGGGCAGCCCCTGAGACGGCCGACCGGATAATCGGCTACTGGCTTGTGTTTTCCCTGTTTCCCTCTTTACCATTTTCTGAGATATCAGGCGGTTCTAATTTGTCTTTAAGCTTGTCGGAGACTATGGCGCCCGCCTGTTGCTCCGCCTCTCCCGATTTCTTTTTGGCGTCGTCCTTGACCTTCTTATAGGTATCGACGGCCGTCTCCATGCGTTCGCAGCCCGACAGAAAAACGGCGAAGAAAACGCTAACGATAATGCAGATAACCCTCTTCATAGTTCACCTCTATTACAGGATTCACAGCCCCCTTTGAGGTCATGAGTGTGGAACGGGGCACATAAAACCCTTGTCACTCCACCTCAAGCCTCGCGTCAACAGCAATCGCCCCCGCTCCCTCTCCCAGGAGAATGAACGGGTTGACCTCAAACGACCTGATCTCAGGGTGCTCGGCGAGAAGCCGTGAGATGGCGATAAGCGCTCGAATAAAAGCCTCTCTGTCATATGGAGGGCTTCCCCTGAATCCCTCGAGAATAGCGGACCCCTTTAGCTCCGAGATCATCTGCCTGGCCGTTTCTTCATCGATCGGCGCTACCCTGACCGCCACATCATTATAGACCTCAACGAATATGCCCCCGTATCCGCAGAGAATGGTCGGCCCGAACTCCGCATCGTGACGGCCGCCGATAATCATCTCGCATCCTGGCGGCGCCATCCGCTGAAGAAGGAAGGGCCCCGTTTCGATCTTGCGAAACGCCTTCGCGAGCATCTCTTCGTTCTCAATGTTGAGTACCACCGCGCCATGTTCGGTTTTATGGAGCACATTGGGCGAAGCGGTCTTCAGCGCTACCGGGAAGCCTATTTTACGGGCAGCATTGAGACCTTGCACCACGTCGGCTACGATAGTGAAGTCTGCCACGGCAAGACCGTATTGCCTGAGAAGATGAAAAATCCCGTCCACGGGCATAATACCGGGCGCAAGCGAGGAGGCAGCGGTCCGAGTGTCTGAAAACTTCCGGCCCGTGAGATTTCTCGCAGAAATACCCTCACGGCGACTGAAATGCTCATAAGACTGACGGAGCCCTTCAAGCGCTTCGTCCACGTGGGCAAAAACGGGGAAGTTGGCCGTCTCCGCGGTCGAAATTAGATCCGGCAAATCTTCTCGATGAGGCACCAGACAAAATACCACGGGCTTGCCGTATCGTTTCGAGAGCTCTGCTGAAAGGGAAACGAAGTGTTTGGTAGAGTCGAGCTCGACACGGAGCGCATAAGAATGCACTATGAGGACGCCGTCCACACCCTTTTCCCCAAGGGCCTCTTCGGTAATTTCCAAAAATACATTAATATCGAATATATCCCCCAGATCAACAGGGTTCGTCCTCCGTATGATCCCGGCCCTGGTCTTCTCTGAGAGCATCTCAAAAAAATGATCAGAAAAAGATGCCACGTGAAAACCATGCCGGTGGGCGCTGTCCGCAGCGAGCACGCCGTGCCCTCCGGAACGCGAGATGATGGCGAGGTTTTGCCCCCGTGGGTGCGGCAGAGCAAAGGCTTTGAAACATTCTATCATCTCCTTGATACTTTCAACGCGATGAACCCCAGCCTGTCTCGCCGCATCGTCCACAACCCGGTCATCGCCTGCAAGGGCTGAAGTATGGAACCTGGCTATTTCTCTGCTCGCCGGACTTCTGTTGGATTTGAGAAGAACGATGGGCTTACTCGTGCCCGCCGCCAGATCCATGAGCCTCCTCCCGTCGCAGATATTTTCTAAGTACATCCCGATCATTTCTGTGCCCGGATCGGAAATGAAGTATTCCAGAATATCATTCTCATCGAGGACGAGCTTATTGCCGACGCTGACCAGCTTGTTCACGCCAAGGCCGGCCATGTTACAAAGAACCATGGTATCATGGACAAGGCCGCCGCTCTGCGTGATGATTGATATAATTCCTTTCTTGGTCTCGTGAGGGTAGAGAGGAAAAAAGGGCAGGATCAGACCATTCTCGATATTTACAATGCCCACGCAATTCGGCCCAACGATCTTCATGCTCCATTTTCTTGCTGTCTCAAGAATCTGCGTTTCCAGGTTTTTCCGGTCCTCTCCGTATTCCGAGAACCCGCCTGTTTCGATGATGGCCCTACGCACGCCTTTTTGTGCGCATGTTTCAAGGGCCTCCGGCAATCGCCCCGCCGGAACCATAAGAACTGCCAGGTCGGGTGTGCAGGGTAAATCCCGCATATTCGTATAAATATCTCTGCCCTTCAGCGAGCCGCCTTTTGAGCCCACGAGATATACGTCTCCTTTAAATCCAAAGCGATGAAGGTTATCCATGATACCGCGAGCATTATTGGACGGGGAATTAGAGACGCCGATAATAGCCACGCTTTGAGGAAAAAACATCGTTCTCATAGACACTCCAGTATGATATATTTGCCTGCCATATTCACTGTAACCTGTCTTTATGCGCTCTTTCCCGCCCTCAAAGTCTTCAAGGCAAGCACGAGCCAGAGAAGCGCGTTTATCAAGAGCACCCCGGGAAGGATGAGGGTTGCCTTTTTGAGATCACCGTTCATGGAATCCGCGAGGCGCCCGATAATCTCCGGCGACCACATGTCGCCAAACAGATGGATCATAAAAATGGAAAGTGCCATAGAGCTTGATCGAAGGTTCACCGGCACAGTTTCTAGAATCAGTGTAT contains the following coding sequences:
- a CDS encoding acetate--CoA ligase family protein → MRTMFFPQSVAIIGVSNSPSNNARGIMDNLHRFGFKGDVYLVGSKGGSLKGRDIYTNMRDLPCTPDLAVLMVPAGRLPEALETCAQKGVRRAIIETGGFSEYGEDRKNLETQILETARKWSMKIVGPNCVGIVNIENGLILPFFPLYPHETKKGIISIITQSGGLVHDTMVLCNMAGLGVNKLVSVGNKLVLDENDILEYFISDPGTEMIGMYLENICDGRRLMDLAAGTSKPIVLLKSNRSPASREIARFHTSALAGDDRVVDDAARQAGVHRVESIKEMIECFKAFALPHPRGQNLAIISRSGGHGVLAADSAHRHGFHVASFSDHFFEMLSEKTRAGIIRRTNPVDLGDIFDINVFLEITEEALGEKGVDGVLIVHSYALRVELDSTKHFVSLSAELSKRYGKPVVFCLVPHREDLPDLISTAETANFPVFAHVDEALEGLRQSYEHFSRREGISARNLTGRKFSDTRTAASSLAPGIMPVDGIFHLLRQYGLAVADFTIVADVVQGLNAARKIGFPVALKTASPNVLHKTEHGAVVLNIENEEMLAKAFRKIETGPFLLQRMAPPGCEMIIGGRHDAEFGPTILCGYGGIFVEVYNDVAVRVAPIDEETARQMISELKGSAILEGFRGSPPYDREAFIRALIAISRLLAEHPEIRSFEVNPFILLGEGAGAIAVDARLEVE